The Sporomusaceae bacterium FL31 genome contains a region encoding:
- a CDS encoding cAMP-binding protein, translated as MFMQEKDLRDIQYLKNVPVFCNLPEEQLLQIHKNTTERHYRKGTVIFIEGDPGKGFHYVKTGKVKILKIADDGREHIIKIMGDGEIFAEVLLFNNRPYPATAIAVEDSCIGLIQNLDLETLVLNNNELALQLIKALSQRLLYAQQKIKNLALNDVMARTAEILLRLANDHGQQKNGRIEVNLDLSRQDLASLVGTTRETVTRMLSALKKDQIIDFNGQKVSILDEAALKRFIS; from the coding sequence ATGTTCATGCAAGAAAAAGATTTGAGAGATATCCAATATCTGAAAAATGTTCCGGTCTTCTGCAATTTACCAGAAGAACAATTACTGCAAATTCATAAAAATACCACTGAACGACACTATCGTAAAGGAACTGTTATTTTTATTGAAGGTGATCCTGGTAAAGGATTTCATTATGTTAAGACCGGTAAAGTAAAAATTCTTAAAATAGCGGATGACGGACGCGAGCATATCATTAAAATTATGGGGGATGGCGAAATATTTGCCGAAGTTTTGCTGTTTAATAATCGGCCTTATCCGGCGACGGCGATTGCGGTAGAAGATTCCTGTATTGGCCTGATTCAGAATCTTGATCTTGAAACATTGGTGCTAAATAATAATGAACTGGCACTGCAGCTCATTAAAGCATTGAGCCAGCGTTTGCTCTATGCGCAGCAGAAGATTAAGAATCTGGCATTGAACGACGTGATGGCCCGAACGGCGGAAATTTTACTGCGCTTGGCTAATGATCATGGTCAGCAGAAAAATGGCCGGATTGAGGTTAACCTGGATCTATCAAGACAGGACTTAGCCAGTTTGGTGGGCACTACGCGGGAAACGGTTACTCGAATGCTTAGTGCCCTTAAGAAAGATCAAATTATTGATTTTAATGGCCAAAAAGTTAGCATCTTGGATGAGGCTGCTTTGAAAAGGTTTATCTCTTAA
- a CDS encoding cell division protein FtsA — translation MEKKLLFALDIGTRSVVGLVGEQNGNTIRLLAAERQEHHTRAMLDGQIHDVPEVASVLAKIKTTLEQTTGKLQKVAVAAAGRALCTIKSAAEIEVCGLLTAEDERALELAAIQTAQHQLATSNAVADPTQYYCVGYSIVKFSLDGTLMKTLIGQKGKQACIEVIATFLPRQVIDSIQSALHKADLEMAALTLEPIAAINVLIPPTMRHLNLVLVDVGAGTSDVAVTRDGSVVGYGMVPCAGDEITEAISQKYLLDFNVAENVKRQLGNSKQKKVGFGDVLGCSHKVATKEIITAIGSNVAELAQSIASQILTLNQTTPQAVLLVGGGSLTPMLPEAIAQALDIPASRVAIRTPDITEGLEEIPDSLRTPDSVTPLGILKLAASRTLNFVNVRLNDQPLHLFNLGHLTVADALLAAGIDIRSLHGKPGLGITLKINGKTKFIAGTMGKSGVIELNGQSATFSVPLSEGDTLMVKRGANGENPTVTLADVIKLPPPFSVTINGTAHEIKPQILVNDKPVIRDVKLADRDQITCSHTATLLEILQSAGVKSTPVNYTFTINGSERSYSISPIVTVNDQVAATTTAIAANDLIEVKDCPAPTLAEVLGLENQEADHVTVLVNNKTCAVPMRRYSITLNGQHAAPSAIAPNNSSITFSCHDQPSPMISDVLLAAEFNPREIPTASKVEILLNNRPAEYTAVVKNGDSLDILITK, via the coding sequence ATGGAAAAGAAATTATTGTTTGCGTTAGATATTGGTACTCGTAGTGTAGTAGGTCTTGTAGGTGAGCAAAATGGCAATACCATTCGCTTGCTCGCAGCAGAACGCCAAGAACATCATACTCGCGCCATGCTTGACGGACAAATCCATGATGTACCGGAAGTTGCCAGTGTTTTAGCAAAAATTAAAACTACATTGGAACAGACGACTGGTAAATTACAGAAAGTTGCCGTTGCGGCTGCCGGACGTGCGCTCTGTACAATAAAATCTGCCGCTGAAATTGAAGTTTGCGGATTACTGACTGCTGAAGATGAGCGGGCATTAGAACTTGCAGCCATTCAGACTGCGCAGCATCAATTGGCAACCTCAAATGCAGTGGCTGATCCGACTCAATATTACTGTGTTGGCTACAGCATCGTAAAATTCTCTCTTGATGGAACTTTGATGAAAACATTAATTGGGCAAAAAGGCAAACAAGCTTGTATTGAAGTCATTGCTACGTTTTTACCACGCCAGGTTATTGATTCCATTCAATCGGCGTTACATAAGGCCGATCTCGAAATGGCAGCCTTAACCCTGGAGCCGATTGCGGCCATTAATGTCCTCATCCCGCCTACCATGCGCCATCTCAATCTAGTGCTGGTTGATGTGGGAGCCGGTACTTCCGACGTAGCCGTTACCCGTGACGGTTCAGTTGTTGGCTATGGGATGGTGCCTTGCGCAGGTGATGAAATCACCGAAGCCATTTCGCAAAAATATTTATTAGATTTTAATGTTGCTGAAAATGTCAAACGTCAGCTTGGCAACAGCAAGCAAAAAAAAGTGGGTTTTGGCGATGTACTTGGGTGCAGCCACAAGGTTGCTACCAAAGAGATTATTACTGCGATTGGCTCTAATGTCGCTGAGCTGGCTCAGTCTATTGCCAGCCAAATCCTGACCCTAAATCAGACCACTCCGCAAGCGGTATTATTGGTAGGCGGCGGCTCATTGACGCCCATGCTGCCGGAAGCCATTGCGCAAGCGCTCGATATTCCCGCATCGCGGGTAGCTATCCGGACACCGGATATAACCGAAGGCCTGGAGGAAATCCCAGACTCCCTGCGCACCCCTGACTCAGTCACGCCGCTCGGCATACTTAAATTAGCGGCCAGCCGTACACTCAATTTTGTGAATGTCAGGCTGAATGATCAGCCTTTGCATTTATTTAATCTAGGGCATCTTACCGTAGCCGATGCACTGCTGGCAGCAGGCATCGATATCCGCAGTCTGCACGGAAAGCCAGGCTTGGGTATCACATTAAAGATCAATGGCAAAACCAAATTTATTGCCGGTACTATGGGCAAATCCGGCGTTATTGAGCTTAATGGCCAGAGTGCGACTTTTAGCGTTCCACTGTCCGAAGGGGATACCCTGATGGTAAAACGTGGAGCCAATGGCGAAAATCCAACGGTTACTCTCGCCGATGTTATCAAATTACCCCCGCCTTTTTCGGTCACCATCAACGGTACCGCTCATGAGATAAAACCCCAGATTTTAGTCAACGACAAGCCTGTAATCAGGGATGTGAAGCTAGCTGACCGCGATCAGATTACTTGCAGCCATACTGCCACTTTGCTTGAAATTTTGCAGTCTGCCGGTGTTAAGTCAACTCCTGTTAACTATACCTTTACCATCAATGGTTCAGAACGGAGTTATAGCATTAGCCCCATAGTTACTGTCAATGACCAAGTCGCGGCAACCACCACAGCCATCGCTGCGAATGATCTCATTGAAGTCAAAGACTGCCCAGCCCCGACTCTGGCCGAGGTTCTTGGTCTTGAAAATCAGGAAGCCGATCATGTCACTGTCCTGGTTAATAACAAGACCTGTGCTGTGCCTATGCGGCGGTATTCAATCACCTTGAATGGCCAGCATGCAGCACCAAGCGCTATCGCCCCCAACAACAGCAGCATTACTTTTTCGTGCCACGATCAACCCAGCCCAATGATTAGTGATGTATTATTGGCTGCCGAATTCAACCCCCGTGAAATACCAACAGCCAGTAAGGTTGAAATCTTACTCAATAATCGCCCTGCTGAATACACAGCCGTCGTTAAAAATGGTGATTCTTTGGATATTCTGATTACAAAGTAA
- a CDS encoding dihydroxyacetone kinase, which yields MIRGEVMAGSKELITGGDLRRMIAGAYNKFLLEHENINKLNVFPVPDGDTGTNMLLTLGAVARAVAEAPERGIGSLSKRAADSAIMGARGNSGVILAQIFRGIARGLSGKDQADSAEVGKAFQYGVLYAYRAVAKPVEGTILTVAKGIAKGTRRAVREELPFYDILDQAIAAGEIELERTPDLLPTLKAAGVVDAGGKGLTVFLRGCLEGLGGEYSGPESDVDRTLHSVVPVEEFEIARPYCTEFILKNYHISLAEAQRRLATMGESLVMAEGTDILKVHIHTDHPGEVLESAITWGTLHNIKIDNMADQHLNHFESDLRGKSRVAVISVAAGEGIADIMRQLGAEIIIAGGQSMNPAVEDFITAIHSGAADRYIILPNNSNIVLAAAQVKKLVGDRVEVVPAVNIPQGLAALVAFSPDKSIEENVAAMQSRLSAVHAASITIAVRDCMVGDLSVTAGSYIGVINNEVTVFAETLETTLTSLLQAMLEPGHEIVTFYYGADLSHDQANRLVTNLGSWLADRTIELYHGGQPHYHFIVSIE from the coding sequence ATGATCAGGGGTGAAGTTATGGCTGGCAGCAAGGAATTAATTACAGGCGGCGATTTACGGCGCATGATAGCCGGGGCGTATAATAAATTTCTGCTCGAGCATGAGAACATTAATAAGCTCAATGTATTTCCTGTTCCAGATGGTGATACTGGCACCAATATGCTGTTAACCTTAGGCGCGGTAGCTCGGGCAGTCGCTGAAGCACCCGAACGGGGAATCGGCAGTCTAAGCAAACGGGCAGCCGATAGTGCAATCATGGGAGCACGGGGAAACTCGGGCGTCATTTTAGCCCAAATTTTTCGCGGCATTGCCAGAGGGCTGTCAGGCAAAGATCAAGCCGATTCTGCTGAGGTCGGTAAGGCCTTTCAATATGGGGTGCTCTATGCATACCGGGCTGTAGCAAAACCAGTGGAAGGTACGATTTTAACGGTCGCTAAAGGCATTGCGAAAGGCACCAGACGCGCAGTGCGTGAAGAGTTGCCTTTTTACGATATATTAGATCAAGCCATTGCGGCAGGTGAAATTGAACTTGAACGGACACCGGATTTATTACCGACATTAAAAGCAGCTGGTGTGGTTGATGCTGGCGGCAAGGGTCTGACCGTATTCTTAAGAGGCTGCCTGGAAGGACTGGGTGGTGAGTATTCCGGACCTGAGTCAGATGTTGACCGAACCCTTCATTCCGTAGTTCCTGTTGAAGAGTTTGAAATTGCCAGACCCTATTGTACCGAGTTTATTCTCAAGAATTATCATATCAGTCTAGCTGAAGCTCAGCGAAGATTGGCAACCATGGGTGAGTCACTGGTGATGGCTGAAGGCACGGATATCTTAAAGGTACATATTCACACCGATCATCCTGGCGAAGTGTTAGAATCGGCGATAACCTGGGGAACCTTGCATAATATCAAGATTGATAATATGGCGGATCAGCATCTCAATCACTTTGAGTCAGATCTCAGAGGCAAGTCCCGGGTAGCCGTCATTAGTGTGGCAGCAGGTGAAGGGATTGCCGATATCATGCGTCAGCTTGGGGCGGAAATTATTATTGCCGGCGGCCAAAGTATGAATCCGGCAGTGGAAGACTTTATTACTGCTATTCATAGTGGTGCTGCTGACCGATATATTATTTTGCCGAATAACAGCAATATTGTATTGGCGGCAGCGCAAGTTAAAAAACTGGTTGGTGATCGGGTCGAAGTCGTTCCTGCTGTCAATATTCCACAAGGATTAGCCGCCTTGGTTGCCTTCTCGCCCGATAAAAGCATCGAAGAGAATGTAGCTGCTATGCAGAGCCGGCTATCAGCCGTTCATGCTGCAAGTATTACGATTGCAGTTCGAGATTGTATGGTTGGGGATTTGAGTGTGACCGCAGGCTCTTATATTGGGGTCATCAATAATGAAGTGACTGTATTTGCCGAAACGCTTGAAACAACACTCACCAGTTTACTGCAAGCCATGCTGGAGCCAGGCCATGAGATTGTTACATTCTACTATGGTGCGGATTTATCCCATGACCAGGCCAATCGTCTTGTTACCAATCTGGGAAGTTGGCTAGCCGACAGGACGATTGAACTGTATCATGGCGGACAGCCCCATTATCATTTTATTGTCAGCATTGAGTAG
- a CDS encoding DegV domain-containing protein, producing MADIHVVIDSTANIAAETLAQYPNLHVVSLKVILGKQEWLETKLPPEEMFRLVAREGGHPTTSQPAIGDFLTVFEPLVKANKEIIVITLAGALSGTAQGARLAARMIGKSNIQIIDSGTTASGIVHLAEAALQLVKAGQRMEQIVQHLQAMIQATHTMFVPGNLDYLHKGGRIGGAAALFGTILQIKPVLYLVDGKVTVLDKVRTRPKAITRMLDELRRYPKLARVGIVHHDSVIEAEALSCQIRELYTYTSISITTIGAVLCAHLGPGIIGLVFQEEL from the coding sequence ATGGCTGATATTCATGTTGTTATTGACAGTACGGCAAACATAGCGGCCGAGACTTTGGCTCAATATCCCAATTTGCACGTGGTGTCTCTAAAAGTCATTCTAGGCAAGCAAGAGTGGCTCGAAACAAAGTTGCCGCCAGAAGAGATGTTTCGGCTTGTTGCCCGAGAAGGCGGGCATCCGACGACTTCTCAACCGGCAATAGGTGATTTCCTAACTGTGTTTGAACCTTTAGTGAAAGCCAATAAAGAGATTATTGTCATTACTTTAGCTGGAGCATTAAGTGGTACAGCCCAGGGGGCGCGGCTTGCAGCCCGAATGATTGGCAAATCTAACATCCAAATTATTGATTCGGGGACAACTGCGAGTGGTATTGTCCATTTGGCTGAGGCGGCACTGCAACTGGTGAAAGCCGGGCAGCGTATGGAGCAGATTGTTCAGCATCTCCAGGCTATGATTCAGGCAACCCATACCATGTTTGTACCAGGTAACCTTGACTATTTGCATAAGGGCGGGCGCATTGGCGGGGCGGCAGCGCTTTTTGGCACTATTTTGCAAATTAAGCCGGTGTTATATTTGGTAGATGGGAAAGTGACGGTGCTGGATAAAGTGCGAACCAGACCAAAGGCAATTACCAGGATGCTGGATGAACTTAGGCGGTATCCTAAGCTGGCTCGGGTCGGAATTGTTCACCATGATTCCGTCATAGAAGCCGAAGCATTAAGTTGCCAAATCCGGGAATTATATACTTATACCAGTATTTCAATAACAACCATCGGTGCGGTATTGTGTGCGCATCTGGGGCCGGGGATTATCGGCTTAGTTTTTCAGGAAGAACTATGA
- the hemL_1 gene encoding glutamate-1-semialdehyde 2,1-aminomutase, which translates to MALNLEKSAQAFGEAKQFIPGGVNSPVRSFRGVGGIPPFIAKASGSKIIDIDGNEYIDYVGSWGPMILGHAHPEVTAALQQALYNGTSYGAPTVLETELAKLINELVPSMELIRMVNSGTEATMSVLRLARAYTKRNKIIKFAGCYHGHHDSLLVKAGSGATTLGVPDSPGVPESIAGNTITVAFNNIEELQSVFSEHGQDIAAVIIEPVAGNMGLVLPKQGYLAQVRKVTEQYGALLIFDEVMCGFRVALGGAQAVYGVRPDLTCFGKVIGGGLPVGAYGGRRDIMEHIAPAGPVYQAGTLSGNPLAMTAGITTLKLISEIPESPRDPDFFNRLTAKTKKLCIGIQQEANKFNFKLQFHQAGSMFGLFFTDKPVFDYESAKQSDVGAFNTYFHAMLEQGIYLAPSQFEAAFMSAAHTDEDIQATIQASAYAFGKVAEYYKAK; encoded by the coding sequence ATGGCATTAAATCTTGAAAAATCAGCGCAGGCCTTTGGTGAGGCCAAGCAATTCATTCCCGGAGGAGTGAATAGTCCGGTGCGTTCTTTCCGCGGAGTTGGCGGGATACCACCGTTTATTGCTAAAGCGTCAGGCAGCAAAATTATTGATATTGATGGCAATGAATATATCGATTATGTTGGTTCCTGGGGGCCGATGATTTTAGGACATGCCCATCCGGAAGTGACCGCAGCACTGCAGCAAGCTTTGTATAATGGCACAAGCTATGGAGCGCCCACAGTGCTGGAAACAGAGCTGGCTAAGCTGATTAATGAATTGGTGCCGTCCATGGAACTGATACGGATGGTCAATTCCGGAACTGAAGCTACCATGAGTGTACTTCGGTTAGCCCGAGCCTATACCAAGCGTAATAAGATTATCAAATTTGCAGGCTGCTATCATGGACATCATGACAGCCTGCTGGTGAAGGCTGGATCTGGCGCGACGACATTGGGGGTGCCAGATAGTCCTGGCGTACCGGAGAGTATTGCTGGCAACACGATTACCGTTGCTTTTAACAACATTGAGGAATTGCAAAGTGTGTTTTCTGAACACGGACAGGATATTGCTGCAGTCATCATTGAGCCGGTAGCTGGCAATATGGGGCTTGTGCTGCCTAAGCAAGGTTATTTAGCGCAAGTGCGTAAGGTCACAGAGCAATATGGTGCTTTGCTCATCTTTGATGAGGTCATGTGCGGTTTCCGAGTCGCATTAGGCGGAGCGCAGGCAGTATATGGCGTTAGACCAGACTTGACTTGCTTCGGTAAGGTAATTGGCGGCGGATTGCCAGTGGGAGCTTATGGCGGACGGCGTGATATTATGGAACATATCGCACCGGCAGGCCCAGTCTATCAGGCAGGCACTTTGAGCGGCAATCCTCTGGCAATGACAGCAGGGATTACAACGCTAAAGTTGATTTCCGAAATACCGGAATCACCGAGAGACCCGGATTTTTTCAATAGACTTACGGCAAAGACCAAAAAACTTTGTATTGGGATTCAGCAAGAGGCGAACAAGTTTAACTTTAAACTGCAGTTTCATCAAGCTGGTTCCATGTTTGGTCTGTTCTTCACCGATAAGCCGGTATTTGATTATGAGAGTGCTAAGCAGTCTGATGTCGGCGCTTTCAACACTTACTTTCATGCGATGCTGGAGCAGGGGATTTATCTAGCTCCTTCCCAGTTCGAAGCTGCCTTCATGTCAGCTGCTCATACAGATGAAGATATCCAGGCCACCATTCAGGCCAGTGCTTATGCCTTTGGCAAGGTTGCCGAATATTATAAAGCCAAATAA
- the hcp_1 gene encoding hydroxylamine reductase — MSMFCYQCEQTAGGTGCTKVGVCGKNEDIASLQDTLIFGLKGIAAYAHHARELGERDEQVDAFMHDALFFTLTNVNFNLQRHIEMALKCGEMNLRVMELLDNAHISRFGQPGPAKVFTGTKKGYGILITGHDFLDLEALLQQTEGTGINVYTHGEMLPAHAYPNLKKYPHLVGNYGTAWQNQRKEFEEFPGAIVVTTNCVMPLTDKNTYGDRIFTRTVTGLEGSQHIADRDFSAVIAKAKALPLLADKEGDYTLTTGFHHNAILGIADKIVDAVKAGKIKRFFLIGGCDGAKPGRNYYTELAEKLPKDCIILTVACGKYRFNHLDLGDIDGIPRLIDLGQCNNAYSGVQVALALAKVFECGVNDLPLNLILSWYEQKAVAILLTLLHLGIKNIRLGPSAPAFVSPGVFKVLNETFGLQPITTADEDLKAILG; from the coding sequence ATGAGCATGTTTTGCTACCAATGTGAACAAACTGCCGGCGGCACTGGCTGTACTAAAGTAGGGGTCTGCGGTAAAAACGAAGATATTGCCAGCTTACAAGATACATTAATTTTCGGTTTAAAAGGGATCGCAGCCTATGCCCATCACGCACGTGAACTGGGAGAACGCGACGAGCAAGTTGATGCCTTTATGCATGATGCCTTGTTCTTTACACTAACCAATGTGAACTTTAATCTACAACGCCATATCGAGATGGCTTTAAAATGCGGTGAAATGAATCTGAGAGTCATGGAGCTTTTAGATAATGCGCATATTTCCCGTTTCGGACAACCAGGTCCAGCTAAAGTCTTTACCGGTACTAAAAAAGGCTATGGAATTTTGATTACCGGTCATGATTTCCTTGATCTTGAAGCCTTGCTTCAACAAACTGAGGGAACTGGTATTAATGTTTATACACATGGTGAAATGCTGCCAGCTCACGCTTACCCTAATCTAAAAAAATATCCACACTTAGTTGGTAACTACGGAACAGCTTGGCAAAATCAACGCAAAGAATTCGAAGAATTCCCTGGCGCTATTGTTGTAACAACCAACTGTGTAATGCCGTTAACTGATAAAAATACCTATGGCGATCGAATCTTCACCCGCACTGTAACTGGCTTGGAAGGTTCACAACATATTGCCGACCGCGATTTCTCTGCTGTTATTGCTAAAGCAAAAGCTTTACCATTACTGGCTGACAAAGAAGGCGACTATACCTTAACAACTGGGTTCCATCACAATGCGATCTTGGGCATTGCCGACAAAATCGTGGATGCCGTAAAAGCAGGCAAAATCAAGCGCTTCTTCCTGATTGGCGGCTGTGATGGTGCAAAACCTGGCCGTAATTACTACACCGAACTGGCTGAGAAACTGCCTAAAGATTGCATCATTCTCACCGTTGCTTGTGGTAAATATCGCTTCAATCACTTGGATCTTGGTGATATTGACGGCATCCCTCGCCTGATCGACCTAGGTCAATGTAACAATGCCTACTCTGGCGTTCAAGTTGCTTTGGCGCTTGCTAAAGTATTTGAATGCGGCGTAAATGATCTGCCACTGAATCTTATTCTATCCTGGTATGAGCAAAAAGCGGTAGCCATTCTGTTGACACTGCTGCACCTGGGTATTAAAAATATCCGTTTAGGCCCATCTGCACCTGCATTCGTGTCACCTGGAGTATTCAAGGTTCTTAATGAGACCTTTGGTTTACAGCCCATCACTACAGCGGATGAAGATCTAAAAGCTATCCTTGGCTAA
- the hemB gene encoding delta-aminolevulinic acid dehydratase, producing the protein MTVPVIRPRRLRVSAGVRNLVRETTLAAADLVYPLFVVPGTNIKHEIASLPGIHHFSPDMAVAEARQAYELGIPAVLVFGLPEYKDAEGSSAWDANSPVQAAMRAIKAALPDMVVISDVCLCQYTSHGHCGMLKGETVENDTTLELLAKVAVSHAAAGADMVAPSDMMDGRVQAIRKALDLNGYQDVSVMSYSVKYASAYYGPFRDAADSAPQFGDRRSYQMDPANAREALRELELDIAEGADIVMVKPALSYLDIVRTVKDNTQLPVAAYNVSGEYAMVKAAAAQGWIEEERIVLETLLSMKRAGADIIITYHALDAARWLK; encoded by the coding sequence ATGACTGTTCCAGTGATTCGACCCAGACGACTGCGCGTGTCTGCCGGTGTCAGAAACTTAGTCAGAGAAACCACATTAGCAGCTGCTGATTTGGTTTATCCGCTCTTTGTTGTGCCAGGGACAAACATTAAGCACGAAATCGCGTCCTTGCCAGGAATTCATCATTTTTCACCCGATATGGCGGTGGCTGAAGCGCGTCAAGCTTATGAACTAGGCATACCGGCTGTACTGGTGTTTGGTCTGCCTGAATATAAAGATGCTGAGGGCTCCAGTGCCTGGGATGCGAATAGTCCAGTGCAAGCTGCTATGCGCGCAATTAAAGCCGCTCTGCCTGATATGGTGGTCATTAGTGATGTGTGTTTGTGCCAATATACCAGTCATGGGCATTGCGGAATGCTAAAGGGCGAAACTGTTGAAAACGATACTACCTTGGAACTGTTGGCAAAAGTTGCGGTCAGCCATGCGGCTGCCGGTGCTGATATGGTAGCTCCATCAGATATGATGGATGGGCGAGTCCAAGCCATACGGAAGGCTCTTGATCTGAATGGTTATCAGGATGTTTCGGTCATGTCTTATTCAGTCAAATATGCTTCTGCCTATTACGGCCCATTTCGGGATGCGGCTGACTCGGCACCGCAGTTTGGTGACCGCCGCTCTTACCAGATGGATCCGGCGAATGCCCGGGAGGCTTTGCGCGAATTAGAGCTTGATATCGCTGAAGGCGCGGATATTGTGATGGTAAAGCCAGCGTTGTCGTATCTAGATATTGTCCGGACGGTTAAGGATAATACCCAGTTGCCGGTAGCCGCTTATAATGTCAGTGGTGAGTATGCCATGGTCAAAGCTGCTGCTGCTCAAGGCTGGATTGAGGAAGAACGGATTGTACTGGAAACACTGCTTAGCATGAAGCGGGCCGGTGCGGATATTATTATTACCTATCATGCTTTGGATGCCGCACGGTGGCTTAAATAA
- a CDS encoding putative serine cycle enzyme yields MLKSLTINEFFEKMAKEPPPGGGSAAALSGLMGVSLLEMAAEISLKHANPCTPGDALIAAQAKLNRLHQELLGLIDHDARVLAKVLPILSQPCANENISQMNVAVQQAIEVPLAIASCALSGMEMSKILLDGAVEHVIGDLMLGALSCHNALTGALLMAALNLPLLRDAGMYEQFSQQVLTYRTTAQKLMADLQATVYAKPAYQVLRV; encoded by the coding sequence ATGTTGAAATCATTAACAATCAATGAATTTTTTGAAAAGATGGCTAAGGAGCCACCGCCGGGAGGCGGCAGTGCAGCTGCATTGTCCGGCTTAATGGGGGTCAGTTTACTGGAAATGGCTGCTGAAATATCGCTTAAACATGCCAATCCGTGCACCCCTGGCGACGCCCTGATTGCAGCTCAAGCAAAACTTAATCGGTTACACCAGGAACTCCTTGGATTAATTGATCATGATGCGCGGGTATTGGCTAAGGTTTTGCCTATTCTGTCGCAGCCTTGTGCTAATGAGAATATCAGTCAAATGAATGTGGCTGTGCAACAAGCCATTGAAGTGCCGCTGGCAATCGCCAGCTGTGCATTAAGCGGAATGGAAATGAGCAAGATTTTACTAGATGGAGCAGTCGAACATGTGATTGGCGATTTAATGCTGGGGGCTTTATCTTGTCATAATGCGCTAACCGGGGCGCTGCTTATGGCAGCTTTAAATTTGCCATTACTCAGAGATGCTGGCATGTATGAACAGTTTAGTCAACAGGTTCTAACCTATAGGACAACTGCGCAAAAGTTAATGGCGGATCTTCAAGCCACAGTCTATGCGAAGCCTGCTTATCAAGTGTTACGAGTCTAG